CCAGCCGGGATATCCTTTTATATGTCCGTGGCGCTAAGGCTTTGGAATACTGTCATGCGGCCAAGCCCTAGGGACATATACTGAAGCTATAGGTCTGAATGTACAGGGGTGGCAGGATGATTGAGGAGACGTCAGCTTCGGGTAAAAAGATGAAAATCTCCGATTTTCAAACCAAAGATGTAATCAATATTGTTGACGGTAAACGGCTGGGTCAGATCAGCGATCTGGAGCTGGATTTGCGTAGAGGCGTCATTGACGCTGTGATTGTCCCGGGGTATACAAGGTTCATGGGGCTGTTCGGCGGCGGTGCCGATCTGGTGATTCCGTGGCGGAATATCGTGAAGATCGGTGCGGATGTCGTGCTCGTGAAGCTGGAGGAGCCCCGCATGCCGCAGGGACAGGAAGACCGCGAGATGATGTACCTGGAACGGCCTGACCGCAGTGAACGGCGCACTTATTAATGAGGTGCGTCTTTTTTCTGCCTTTATGGGTATAGTCATAGAGTGGGTTTGTAAGGAGGTTTTTTCGGGGCCCCCGCAAAGTACTTGAATTCACTCCGAAGCATTACTTCACTTTGTGGAGTAGAGTTTGTGGGGAATACTTTGTGTTACACTTAAGCGGAGGTGAAGAGATGGAACCGTTTATGCAAAATGGCGCAGCGCCCATGCTGCTGCATCTGGAGCCGTGGCGTAAGCCGTATAGGAGCATTACTGCAGGCTTCACCGGCAGAGCAGGCGGCAGCGGCAAAGAACCGTATGACAGCTTCAATTGTGCCTTTCATGTAGGCGATGATCCGGCGGATGTGCTGGCTAACCGCAGCCTGCTGGCTGCGAGTCTGGGATTCCGGCTGGCTGACTGGACCTGCGGGGAGCAGACCCATGGCAAAGAGATCGCAGTCATTACAGAACAGGAACGCGGCCGGGGTAGCCTGGACCGGGCATCTGCCTTTCAAGCCACTGACGGGCTGCTGACGAATGTGCCCGGGGTGCTGCTGACTTCTTTTTACGCTGATTGTGTGCCGCTGTTCTTCCATGATCCGCTGAACCATGTGGTGGGACTGGCGCATGCAGGCTGGAAGGGGACCGTGGCGGAAATCGCGGCGGCGATGGTGGAGCGCATGGGACAGACGTACGGGAGCCGTCCAGAGGACATACAGGCTGCTATAGGGCCTTCTATCGGAGACTGCTGCTATGAGGTGGATGATTATGTAATGGACCCTGTCCGCCGCCTGGAGGCCGGGCTGAACCTGCCGGCTGCGGCAGAAGGCGCGCGGGCTGTATATAGACCATCGGAGACGGACAGCAGCAAAATGATGCTGAACTTGAAAGAATTGAATCAACGCATTATGATAAAAGCAGGAATATTGCCGACTCATATCGAATGTACAACTTGGTGTACAAGCTGTAACAGTG
The sequence above is a segment of the Paenibacillus sp. FSL R7-0204 genome. Coding sequences within it:
- a CDS encoding YlmC/YmxH family sporulation protein, translated to MIEETSASGKKMKISDFQTKDVINIVDGKRLGQISDLELDLRRGVIDAVIVPGYTRFMGLFGGGADLVIPWRNIVKIGADVVLVKLEEPRMPQGQEDREMMYLERPDRSERRTY
- the pgeF gene encoding peptidoglycan editing factor PgeF codes for the protein MEPFMQNGAAPMLLHLEPWRKPYRSITAGFTGRAGGSGKEPYDSFNCAFHVGDDPADVLANRSLLAASLGFRLADWTCGEQTHGKEIAVITEQERGRGSLDRASAFQATDGLLTNVPGVLLTSFYADCVPLFFHDPLNHVVGLAHAGWKGTVAEIAAAMVERMGQTYGSRPEDIQAAIGPSIGDCCYEVDDYVMDPVRRLEAGLNLPAAAEGARAVYRPSETDSSKMMLNLKELNQRIMIKAGILPTHIECTTWCTSCNSDLFFSYRKENGVTGRMTSWIGIKES